CCCAGTGGGATCCAATGTGCGGAGGATTTTTTCTTCATCCTGGGAGCGTACGGGCGACGAGTTGGTCTATACGGTGAGAGGTTCGGGATTCTTACATCACATGGTGAGAAATCTGGTGGGGACGTTCATTCTCGTTGGCAAAGGAACGTTGCAGATCGAGGACCTGGGTCGCATTCTTGCAGCACGCAATCGTTCGGCGGCCGGTGCGACGGCGCCGGCGAGCGGATTGTATCTGGTTAGTGTTGAGTATTAAGGAACGGAGTCGCCCGTAAACATGCAGGCAACCCAGCAAAAGCTGCGCGACAGCCTATGGTTGGCTCTGATCGAGTTCGCCATGGTCGCGGGATTGTTCGTCGCAGATATTTATCATCACATTTATCTGAGCAAGACCCCCTATTTGTTCCTGCTGGGATGGATTTCGCTCCGACTGCGTGGAATGAGGTGGAAGGACGTTGGCTTTACGCGGCCGCGCAGTTGGGGGAAAGCTCTGCTGCTCGGAGTTACGGTTGGGATCGGCATGGAAGTGATGGAATTATTTGGCACACAGCCGCTTCTGGCGCGATGGTTGGGAAAGATGCCCGATCTGTCGGATTTCGCCGGGATGGTTGGCAATCTGAAGATCTTCCTGATTTACCTGATTCTGGTTTGGACTCTGGGAGCGTTGGGAGAAGAGATCGTTTATCGCGGCTACCTGATGAATCGAGTGGCTGGGTTGTTTCGCAATACCAGAGCCGCCTGGGTGGTGAGCTTGATCGCAGTCAGCATTGTTTTCGGGTGCGGACATCTCGATCAGGGAGCCACCGGCATGGTTGAGAATGTGTGGGACGGGCTGCTGCTCGGTGCGCTATATCTGGCGTGCGGACGGAATCTGGCGGTGCCGGTAATCGCCCATGCGTGTACCGACACTTTGGATTTTGTGCTGATCTATCTGGGGAGATATCCGGGGATGCATTAGACATCGAACGAGCGAAGGCGTAGCGGAGCTACGTTTCTGCAGGCTACGGTTTTCTTCATGACTCTTCATCTGCAAATCGCGGCAGCGAAGGTTAGGTCGGTGAATCCGGCGACGGGCGAAGTTCTGCGTGAGATCGAGTGCGCGGGGGGAAGCGAAATCTTCGCTGCCGTAGAACGAGCGCGCATGGCTCAATCTGCCTGGGCTGAGTTGGGACTGCGCCGGCGGATTGGCGTGGTGCGCGAGTTTCAGCGCCGTCTGCACGATAAGAAATCAGAGGTAGCAGCCGCCATCACACGCGAGGCGGGGAAGCCGCTCGTGGAAGCGTTGGCCACCGAGGTGTTGGTGGTACTGGATGCCGCGCGATTTCTTATCGACAACGCATGGCGGCTATTGCGCGATGAACCGGTGCCGCATGGAAACCTCGCCACCAAGCTCAAGACTGGATATCTGGTGCACGAGCCACATGGCGCGATTGGAATTATCTCGCCCTGGAATTATCCATTCTCGATTCCGGCCACGGAGACCCTGGCGGCGCTGGTGGCAGGCAACGCTGTGGTTCTGAAACCCTCAGAATTGACGCCGCTGGCAGCGCTGGAGTTGGCGTCGTTGCTGCATGCGGCGGGCGTTCCTAAGGATGTATTTCAGGTTATCGTGGGCGACGGGCAAGCGGGGGCGGCGCTGTTGCGGTCACCGATCGATAAGCTGGTATTTACTGGCAGCGTCGCGACAGGAAAAAGAATTGCCGCTGCGGCGGCCGAGCGATTGCTTCCAGTGGTACTGGAGTTGGGCGGGAAAGATCCGATGCTGGTGCTTGACGACGCCGATGTGGACGTAGCATCGAGCGCCGCGGTATGGGGAGCATTCGTCAATGCAGGGCAGGCGTGCCTTTCGGTCGAGCGCGTTTATGTGCATCGCAGTTTGTATGAACCCTTTGTAAAGGCTTGCGCGGACAAGACGAAGCGGCTGCGCATGGGCAATGGCATGGACGCCAACACCGATGTGGGGCCGATGATCCACGAGCGGCAGTTGAAAATCGTGGACGCCCACGTGGAAGATGCGAAATCGCGCGGCGCGCGGGTTCTGGCCGGGGGCAAGCGACTGCCGGAACTGGGAGCTAATTTCTACGCCCCCACAGTCCTGGCCGACGTGACGCATGACATGCGCGTCATGCGAGAGGAAACTTTCGGTCCGGTGCTGCCGGTCATGGCGTGCGCCAATGACGACGAAGCCGTACGGCTGGCCAATGAATCCGAATATGGGTTGGCAGCGAGCGTGTGGACGCGCGACCGAAAGCGCGGCGAACATCTGGCGCGGCGTATTCATGCCGGCACCGTGATGGTGAACGATGTGATTTCCTGTTTCGGCATCGGCGAAGCTCCGCATGGCGGCGTGAAGGCGAGCGGCGTGGGCCGGACGCACGGGCGATTCGGGCTCGATGAAATGGTGCGACTGAAGTATCTCGATATCGATCGGATGCCGGGGATGAAGAAAGTCTGGTGGTATGGGTACGGCGAGAGGTTACGGCAACAGATGGAAGGCTTTCTGGATATGCAGTTCGCCAGCGGGCTGGGGACGCGGGCGAGTGGGGCGGTGCGCGCGGCGGGGATGATGGGACGAAAGCGGCTGTGATCGGTACACGAGCTGTGTCTCTACCGTATGTCTCTTGGCATGATGACTTACTCGTTTAAGCGGTCGCCATGGCTGCGAGGCTGTGAGACTACCAGGAATCGCACTGGGACGGACGACGGGTTGCGGATCTGATGGCGCTGCCCCGGCAGCACGCGGATGCCGCTGCCAGCGGCCAGAAGCGTGGTTTGGCCTTCCACTTCCATCAAGACTTCGCCGACGAGGATGTAGAAAAACTGCTGAGCTTTCTCATGATGGTGGCGAATTTCGGCAGCGCCGGGCGGCATGAATTCTTCGATCACGCTGAGTTGTTCGTCGTTGACCAGGTACCACGCGTCGCAGTTGATTCCCCAGCGGTAGTGCTCCGCGTTGTCGCGGTTCACCAGGGCGGGGTGCGCGGGGCTGGCTTTCACCGAAGCGGAAGGGAGTTTTCGTGCCATGCTTTTTTCGTCTCCTGCAAACTCTAACAACCAGTGTAATCTGGTCGGCATGGGTGCGAACGAAATGAAATCGTCGAAACTGGCGGCCTCCGATTCGAAACGGGAATTGCTGCGGCACGCCCTGGCCACGATTGCTTATCGAGGCGGGAAAGCTGTCCGCAACGCGCCGGTGGGCTTCGACGAATTTCAGGCAGGCGCCGGGACGCGGACGCCGGGCGAAATTCTGGCGCATATCGGCGACCTGCTCGATTGGGCATTGTCGATCGCCTTGGGCGAGACGAAATATCGTACGTCCGCCGCTTTGCTGTGGGATCGGGAAGTAGGGCGATTTTTTGCGGCGCTGAAAAAGTTCGACGACTACCTCGCCTCCAGTAATCCGCTGCACGCCGCTCCCGAGAAGCTGTTTCAGGGGCCGATTGCCGATGCACTCACGCACATCGGCCAAATCGGCATTTTGCGCAGGCTGGCTGGGGGCCCGGTGAAGGGCGAAAGCTACTACGCGGCGAATATTGAAACCGGGAAAGTAGGTGCCGAGCAGGCCGCACCTAAACGCGAGTTCTGATTTCACCCGCGCCCGGTATTTCCCGGTTACAGGCCCAGCCCATAAGCCTTCCGCTGTAGTGTTTCGACGCGCGCCTTTCAGTTACAATGACCGCGTAAGGCCGAATCCGGCGGCGTTTGGGCCGCTCGAACGGGGGGGTAGATTCCTTGGCGACAAGCGAAGTGGCGGCGTCTGGCACGCACGGTGTTCCGCAGGATGTCCAGCAGCTTCCCAACCATAAAGTTAGGGTCAAAAAAGCGGGGCAGCGCGCCTGCAACGAGAAAAACGACAAGGGAAAATTCTGCGGCGGGCATTTAAAGCTTTGGTTTTACATGACCGACGTGGTTGAGCGCGCTTGCGGCGACGTGGAAAAAGCCTGGGGACCGAAGGCCGAAGTTTATCGCTGTGAAAACTGCAAAGCGCTGTATCTGCCGACGCCGGGCGAGGCCAAGATCAATGTCGCAGGGCAGGGCATGAAGTCGGTATTCGGGCTCACGCTGCCGCCGAAGGAGAAATAGCTAGGAGCTACTAGCTGCTAGCTCCTGGCTTCTAGCCAATGCGCCGGCACGCGGCATTTTGGAATTTGTGAACCCCTTGCGTCTGATTTTTTTTCTGGCCGACAGCCGAGGCGCCTGTCCCTACGTGAGTTTTGCTAGAAGCTAGCAGCTAGGAGCTAGAAGCTTCCTTCCCATGAACACTCCCGACCTCATCTACGACTGGAATCAGAATTATCCGCCGGGCATGAAGCCGTCCGGGCCGGTGTTGATTAACGACGAGACTCTGCGCGACGGGCTGCAATCGCCTTCGGTGCGCGATCCTTCAATTGCGGAGAAGATTGAGATTCTGCATTTGATGGAGACGCTCGGAATCCATTCGCTTAATTTGGGGCTGCCGGGCGCAGGGCCGCGTGCGGTTGAGGCCGTGACTGCGGTGGCCCGCGAGATCGCGGCGGGCAAAATGAAGATTCGCGCCAACTGCGCTGCGCGGACGCACGAGAACGATATTCGCCCGATCGCCGAGATCGTGCAGAAAACCGGGCTGGCGATCGAGGCTGCGACATTTATTGGGTCCAGTCCCATTCGCAGATTCACCGAAGGATGGACCGACGATTTTCTTTTGCAGACGGCAGACAAGGCCGTGAGATATGCGGTCTCGCTCGGGCTGAGCGTGATGTTCGTCACCGAAGACACCACGCGCTGCGATCCGGAGACGGTGAAAAAGCTTTATGCGACGGCGATCCAGTGCGGCGCGAGGGCGATCTGCATTTGCGACACCGCCGGGCATGCCACGCCCATGGGCGCGCTGGCGCTGGTGCGGTTTGTGATGGACGAAGTGGTGAAGCCCTCGGGCGAAAAGATTCGCGTGGACTGGCACGGGCATAACGACCGCGGTCTGGCGATTGCCAATTCCATGGCGGCGATCATTGCCGGAGCGAATTGCGTGCACGGATGCGCGATTGGCCTGGGTGAGCGCGTGGGCAACACGCAGGTCGACCAGATGCTGGTGAATCTGAAACTGATGGGCGTTGCGCCCTGGGGCGAACAGGACCTGACCAAGCTCAAGCAATATTGTCAGGCAGTCTCGCGAGCAACCGGAGTGCCGATTCCAGCGAATTATCCCGTGGTAGGCGACGATGCCTTTCGCACCGCGACGGGAGTGCACGCGTCGGCGATCGTCAAGGCATATCGCAAGGGCGATGTCCTGCTGGCGAATTCGGTGTATTCCGGAGTGCCGTCGCACATGTTCGGGCTGGAACAGATCATCGACGTTGGTCCGATGAGCGGGAAATCGAATGTGCAGTGGTGGCTGGAGCGGCACGGGATGCCGGTGAGCGACGAGATGGTCGATCGCATCTACCAACGCGCCAAGCAGAGCGACCATACGCTGAGCGAGGCGGAGATTTTAGAGTGTGTGTCGGCCGCCGCGCAGAAGAAGTGACTATGGCTCAGTTACGACATGCGATTCTCGGCGTCGGCGGTGTGGGTGGGATGATCGGGGCGTGCCTGGCGAGGTCTGAGGCGCCCGTGACCGTGGTCGTTAGGCCGGAATCGTTGGCGCAGTATCCTGAACAACTTCATCTGGAGAGTCCCTTCGGAAACTTCAGCGTGCCGGTTGCGCGCGCTGTGGAAGTTCCATCCTGCGATGTGCTCTGGATTGCCGTAAAAGCCACGCAACTGGACGCTGCGCTAGCTGCGCTGAAGAATCCTCAGGCCGTCACGGCGATCGTTCCTCTGCTGAATGGGATCGATCATCTTGCCGTGCTGCGCGCCAGATACGGGGCGGGGAAGGTGATTGCCGCCACCATCGCCGGCGAGATGGAAAGGGTTGCCCTCGGACGCATCGTGCATCGCACACCCTTTGCGCGTCTGAATATGTCGGCGGCGGGACGGCCACTGCTCGGGCCGACTCTCGACGAGCTTCAAAAACTGGGCTTCGAGTGCCGCTTCATCGACGACGAAGCGACCCTGATGTGGGGCAAACTTGTCTTCCTCGCACCGTTCGCGTTGACCACGACCGCGGCCGATAAAACCGTAGGCGAGATTTTTGCTGATCCGGAGTGGAGAGCACTGGGACTGGCCTGCGTTCGGGAAGCCAGCGCCGTTGCCAAAGCGGAAGGTGCGAAGGTGGACGCTGAAGCCGTTATCGCCGCTGCGACCAAGATGCCGGGGACCATGCGCAGCTCGATGCAGAAAGATGTCGAGCGCGGCAATGCGCCGGAACTCGACGCAATTGCCGGACCGATTCTGCGCGGCGGCGCGCAGCACGGCATCGACGTGTCAGCGACGAAGAAACTGGTTGCGGCGGTCGAGCGCAGGGCCGCCACTCCCATCTCCTAGGCGATCTCAACAGGGTCAATCCTGAGCGGCCAACCGGCCATCGTTTCGCCCGCTCTTCGGTAATCGTGGTTCCCCAGGTTAACAATCCCTAATCTCCTCGACCCGTTGTAAACTTACGCCATACCTTCATGAGCCCGAATTCCCCGCGCGCGGACATGTCCGACCTAACGCCGTCGGTTAAGCAGGACGTGCAGCAGGAAGTGGCTCGCCTGGCGGCATCCCCAGAGGTGCGGTCGGCGTTCAACTGGTTTCGCACGCAAGAGCCGCAACTGACGCAGTGGCAAATGGAGATGGCGCGGATTCCGGCGCCTCCATTTGGAGAGTCGGCGCGGGCGGCCTGGCTGGCGGAGCGCTTTCGCGAAGTCGGGCTCGACGATGTGCGCATCGACGATGTGGGGAATGTGTTCGGCACGCATCCCGGCTTTGGACGGCGGTATGTTGCTTTGAGCGCGCATATTGATACGGTTTTTCCCGCGAACACGCCGCTGAATATCCGGCAGCAGGGCAGCCGTATCTACGGGCCAGGAGTCTCCGACAATGGCGCAGGGGTGGCGGCGCTGCTGGGGATTGCGGCGCTGCTGCGGAACGTGCGGGTACGGCATTCGCTGCCGTTTGTGTTTATTGGAAATGTCGGCGAAGAGGGCGAGGGCGACCTGCGCGGGATGCGCCACATTTTTTCGACGCCGCGCTGGAAAGATTCCATTGCCTACAGCCTGGTGCTCGATGGCGCGGGAGCGGACACGATTGTAGCCGAGGCGTTGGGCAGTCGCCGCTTTGAGGTGATTGTGCGCGGGCCGGGCGGGCATTCGTGGAGCGATTTTGGAGCGCCCAATCCGATTGTGATTTTGGCCAAGGCCATCGAAATGTTTGCCGCGACTCCGGTTCCTGCGACTCCGAAGACGACGTTCAATATCGGCGTCATTCGCGGCGGAACTTCGGTGAATTCCATTCCCGAATCGGCCAGCATGAAAGTCGATATTCGCTCGACCTCCATGGCGGAGATGGAGCGACTGGAGCAATCGATGCGGCTGGCCCTGAACCGCTCCGTCGACGACGAGACCATGGGGGCCGAGATGCGCTCGTCGGCCCAGAAGCGGCCTTCGGGCGTGAGTTGTGAAGTTGTGGTGATCGGGAACCGTCCGGCGGGAGAGTTGCGCGCGGGAGCGCGGATTTTGCAGGTGGTGCGCGCAGTTGACGCCCAGCTGGCGAACGCAGCCCAGGTGCAACGGGCGTCGACCGATGCGAACATTCCTCTGTCGCTGGGACTGGAGGCGGTCGCCATCGGCGGCGGCGGCTCAGGTGGCGGAGCGCACACCTTGCAGGAATGGTTCGATTCCAATGGGCGCGAACTGGGCTTGAAACGAATCTTATTGACCATGCTGGCGCTGGCGGGGGTGGGGGAATGAATCTGGGTCACTGCCGTGGTGCGAGTCAAGGCCGTGCGAGTCAAGCCGGTGGAAGAGCGGCCCTTCAGGGCCGCGTAAGTCGCCTCAGATCAAATGCGGCTTTAGCCGCTGTGGCATTGTTGTGCGTGGTCGCGTTCCGCCCGTCAGCGATGGCGCAGACTCCCGCGCCAGGCGCCGCACCCGATACCAGGCCGAGGGCCGACATCATTTTCACGCACGCGAACGTTTATACCGGCGTGCCGGCCGATACGCCATTCAGTTCGATTCTGCGCGAGGAAGCGATTGCCGTGCGCGGGGACCGCATTCAGGCTGTCGGGAAGGCCATCGATATCGAAAAGCTGAAAGGCCCGCAGACTAACGTCATCGATTTGGGCGGACATTTTCTCATGCCCGGATTGAATGATGCTCACCTTCATCTTGACGATGCCGGGATGACGAAGCTGAGTGTCGATCTGACCGGCGTGAAATCTTTAGACGAACTGCGCGGAAAGGTGGCGAAGAAAGTCGAAGAATCGAACGCGGGCGACTGGATTCTGGGATCGGGCTGGGACGAGACGCTATGGCCGGTGAAAGCCACTCCAACCCGCTGGGATCTGGACGAAGTTTCGGGCGGACATCCTGTATTTCTGGTTCGCATCGACGGGCACATTGCCGTGGCGAATACGCGCGCGCTGCAGTTGGGCAGCATCACCCTGGCCAGCCGCGATCCACAAGGCGGGCGGATCGACCGCAACGAAAATGGCGAGCCTACGGGAATCCTGAGGGAAACGGCGCAGGCCGCGGTGCTGGGAGTGATTCCAAAGCCGACGCACCGTTTGCGACGGCAGGCGCTGGAATTGGCTCTCGCAGATCTAACGGAACATGGCGTAACTTCGGCGCAGGATTATTCGCCGAACTGGGAAGATTTTCAGATCTACGAAGAGTTGGAAAAAGAGGGCAAGCTCACGGTCCGCATCAGCGAGTGGTTGCCCTTCGACGAGCCATTGGAGGAGTTGGACAAGAAGCGCAACTCGCATCCGCAGTCGGATTTGATGCTGCACACCGGCATGCTGAAAGGTTTCATGGATGGTTCGCTGGGCTCGCACACGGCAGCAATGCTGGAGCCCTACTCGGATGATCCGACAAATTCCGGCTTGCCGCGTTACGAAGCGGCAAAGCTGAATGAGATGACGAAGGAGCGCGTGCTGGCCGGCTTCCAGATTGGCTTTCATGCAATCGGCGATAAGGGAGTACAGATGGGACTTGATGCTTTTGCCGAAGCGGAGAAGGCAGCGCACGAGGCGCATGTGAAAGCGCCGGACGGCGGCGACGACTTTCGTCTACGCATCGAGCACGCGCAGGTGACCACGCCGGCGCAAATTGCCCAGTTCAAAACGCTGAAAGTCATTGCTTCGATGCAGCCCAGTCATGTGCTCAATGACATGCGCTGGGCGCAGGACCGCCTGGGGCCCAAGCGCGCAGCGACCTCCTATGCGTGGCTGGCCTTCCTGAATAAAAATGTGACGCTGGCCTTTGGCACCGATTATCCGGTCGAGCCGGTCACGCCGTTCCGCGGGCTTTATGCCGCCACGACGCGCCGAAGTGAGAATGGCAAGCAGGAATATTTTCCCGAGCAGCGAATCACGATGGATCAGGCTATCGCGGCCTACACGCAGGGTTCAGCATTCGCGGAGTTTGAAGAGAAGGAAAAAGGTAAGCTGGTGCCGGGGATGCTGGCGGACCTTGTCGTCCTCGACCGCGATCCGGCGGCGTCGTCACCGGAGAAGTTGCTGGGCACTAAGGTGCTGCGCACGGTGCTGGGCGGCAAGACGGTGTACGAGGCGAAGTAAGCACCCATATCAATTGCTCGTTAGTCGGCATGTAGGTCGCTTCCCGAAGCTCCAACTCGTTGTTCATCGGTGTTCGTCGATCGTCGACCCTTGATCGTCAACCCCTGATTGCCAACCCGTTTCTTGCTTCCCCCACAGAAACAGGAATTGCGCCCTAGGCACGGAAATTGGGCCTGCGGTAGCCCCTGGCGTGAAACGAATTTGCCGGTTTCAGCGTCTAATGTTGGATGGTGGTTTACTGCCTTGTGTTGAACTTGGTTCCCGGGGTAAGCGGGTATAATACAAGGGGTTAAAGATTTTCGGAGGAAAGTAGACATGGATTCGCGCGCAATCTGGATGCGCATCAAGGCTCATGGCTGGGCCTACACGCTGAGTATTGTGGCAACGCTTGCCGTCGGCATTTTGATCGGGACGGTGGTTTCCTACGGCGTTAAAGGGAAAGAAGGGCAAAAGAGCGAGGCAACGCCGCTTAACATGCCCTCGCCGCAGCAAATGTCGAATACGTTTTCGCAGATCGCGAAACAACTGGAACCGAGCGTGGTCAATATCAACACGGAATCGACCATCAAGAACGTCCACAAGCGACGCGGACAGAATCCCGACGACGATGACAGCGATAACGGCGGGATGGACGATTTCTTCAAACACTTCTTCGGCGGTCCCGGCGGACAGGGTGGTCAGGGCATGCCCGGAGCTCCCGGAGGGCCGGGAGATGGATCCATCCGCGAGCGTTCGCTGGGCTCCGGCGTAATCGTCGATCCCAAGGGATACATTGTCACCAATCGCCACGTGGTCGAAAAGGCGGATCGCATCCGGGTTCGCTTCGAGGATGATCCTCCCGGCGTACAACATGATGCGAAGGTCATCGGCACCGATCAGGAAACCGATCTGGCCGTGATCAAAGTGGATATCGACCGCGTGCTGCCGTCGGCGAAGATGGGCAATTCTGACAGCATGCAGGTGGGCGATTGGGTTCTGGCGGTGGGCAGTCCGTTCGGGCTGTCCGAGACTGTGACCGCCGGAATTGTTTCGGCCAAGGGTCGCGACATTGTTCCCGGCCGCCAATTCCAAACGTTCATTCAGACCGATGCCGCCATCAATCCCGGCAATTCGGGCGGTCCGCTGGTCAATATGAACGGGGAAGTGATCGGCATCAACACCGCGATTCTTAGCGAGACCAACGCTTATGCAGGCGTCGGTTTTGCGCTGCCCTCGAAGACTGTAGTCGATGTTTACAACCAGTTGACCGGGCCGGAACACAAGGTGTCCCGCGGCTCGATTGGCATCATGTTTGATGCGGTTGAAAATCCGGCGATTGCACGGGTCTATGGTTCGGGAACCGGTGTAACTGTCTCGAGCGTAGTGCCGGGCAGCCCAGCGGATGCAGCGGGATTGAAAGTAGGCGACACTATTACCAGCGTCGATGGCAAGAAGGTGAGTAAGGGCTCGGAACTGGTGGCCGACATTGCCTCGCGCAAGCCGGGATCGAAGGTCAGCCTCAGCTTCCTGCGCAACGGCAAGACGCAGGAAACCTCCGTGACCATTGCAGATCGCGCCAAGCTGTTTGCCGCTCGTCTCGGCGATGAGCAGGAGAACGATGACGAGAGCACTCCCAAGCAGAGCAAGTTTGGCGTGACCGTTCGCAAAGTGACCCCGGAAATGGCCGACCGCCTCGACATGCCGGCAGGCAGGGGCGTAATCGTGCAAGATGTAAAGCCTGGGTCGTTCGCTGAGGATATCAACCTGGGACGCGGCGACATCATTCTCGAAGTCAATAAGCAACCGGTCAACAGCGAAGACGACTTCGCGAAGATTGAGTCGAGCCTGAAGAGCGGCCAGGACGTGGTGTTTCTGGTGCGCTCGCGGGGTTCGTCGCGGCAGGATGGAACCATCTTCCTGGCCGGTACACTTCCGTAACTGAATCTGGCCCAACGGGAACTGGCGCTGTAGCGTCCAATCGAGGATGATTACAATGCTGGCGTCCGTTGGGCTTTTTGTTGGTGCGGGCTGCAGCCGCGCAGGATTTAGGTGAAGGCTTTTAAGTTGAGAAACTGGGGACAAATTCGCCGAGCGCATCGTGCCGCCCTGGGTGGACTGATGATCCTGGCGTGCGCGGCGGCTTTCGGCCAGAGCGCAGACAAGAGTCCGAGCGCCGATTCAGCCTCCAGCAGTCCGGCTACCGCGAAGCCTGCCGCACCTGCGCATCGCAAATCCACAGCGAAGCCGGCCGGCGGCGCGACGAAATCGACTTCATCACGCAAGACTCAGACCTCCAGAACTCAGACGTCAAAGACTCATACGGCATCGACCGGCAAGCATACCTCGCGAAAAAAGTCAGCGCGCGTGCGCGGCCAGCAAAAGATCGATTCGGAACGAGCCCAGGCCATTCAGGAAGCGTTGATTCGCGAGCACTATCTGAGCGGCGAAGCAACCGGCACGTGGAACCAAGCCAGCGAAGAGGCGATGCGACGCTACCAGGCGGATCAGGGCTGGCAAAGCAAAACGGTTCCCGACTCGCGCGCACTCATCAAACTCGGGCTCGGCCCGAGCAAGGACCATCTACTGAATCCTGAGAGCGCAATGACCACGGTTCCAGACCAGCCCAGGGCCGAGCCCCTGTCCACCACGTCACATACCGCCGTGCCTGCGGCTGATCCAGCGTCCGCCACTTCGGCGCCCGCCACTCCGGTTCCGCCCACCGACCCGGACGATGCCTCTCGGCCGCAGTAGGAAGGCAGCATTTAGCATTTGGCGATTAGCACATAGCTCGGCGAGCGTATGTATTGGGCCCACGGATCGAGGTGCGTGATCCTGCTTTTGCGGAAGGTACAGACGCGACGTGGCTAAATGCTAAATGCTAAGTGCTAGCTGCTGCCCTTCCGATAGCTGCCCAGCACCGGCCGCGGAAAATATGGCAGAGTTTCATTGTTGATGATGGCGCGCGGGTTATTTTCAACCAAGGCCCCGGCGATCTCCTCTCCGCAGATTTCCGCAGCGGCGTCGCGCGCCCGGGAAAGATTTGGGACGCGCTTTTCCGTATCATGAGCATCGCTGGCAAGTACGTGCACCGCCTGATGTTCGAGGAGCCATAGCGCCGCGCGGCGGGATCGGTCACCCCAGAATCCCGTCAGCGCCGAGCCGGTAATCTGAATCACGCAGCCCTGATCGGCCCACTCCAACACGCGCTGCGGATGCTCGCGCAAAATTGGATTACGCTCGGGATGGGTGATGACCGCCGTAAGGCCGCAGTCTCCGAGCTTGAAAAAAGCATCCCCGATCTGTTCCGGAATACTGTAGTTGCTGAACTCGACCAGCAGGTAGCGTGTCTCGCCGATGACGTAGCGGGCGGGATGTTCGACGGCGTCCCGGACGTTATCAATTGAAAGATGAAAGTCGCAGCCGAGGCTCAACTTGAGGGAATCGCCGATGAGTTG
Above is a window of Candidatus Sulfotelmatobacter sp. DNA encoding:
- a CDS encoding CPBP family intramembrane glutamic endopeptidase; translation: MQATQQKLRDSLWLALIEFAMVAGLFVADIYHHIYLSKTPYLFLLGWISLRLRGMRWKDVGFTRPRSWGKALLLGVTVGIGMEVMELFGTQPLLARWLGKMPDLSDFAGMVGNLKIFLIYLILVWTLGALGEEIVYRGYLMNRVAGLFRNTRAAWVVSLIAVSIVFGCGHLDQGATGMVENVWDGLLLGALYLACGRNLAVPVIAHACTDTLDFVLIYLGRYPGMH
- a CDS encoding aldehyde dehydrogenase family protein, with the translated sequence MTLHLQIAAAKVRSVNPATGEVLREIECAGGSEIFAAVERARMAQSAWAELGLRRRIGVVREFQRRLHDKKSEVAAAITREAGKPLVEALATEVLVVLDAARFLIDNAWRLLRDEPVPHGNLATKLKTGYLVHEPHGAIGIISPWNYPFSIPATETLAALVAGNAVVLKPSELTPLAALELASLLHAAGVPKDVFQVIVGDGQAGAALLRSPIDKLVFTGSVATGKRIAAAAAERLLPVVLELGGKDPMLVLDDADVDVASSAAVWGAFVNAGQACLSVERVYVHRSLYEPFVKACADKTKRLRMGNGMDANTDVGPMIHERQLKIVDAHVEDAKSRGARVLAGGKRLPELGANFYAPTVLADVTHDMRVMREETFGPVLPVMACANDDEAVRLANESEYGLAASVWTRDRKRGEHLARRIHAGTVMVNDVISCFGIGEAPHGGVKASGVGRTHGRFGLDEMVRLKYLDIDRMPGMKKVWWYGYGERLRQQMEGFLDMQFASGLGTRASGAVRAAGMMGRKRL
- a CDS encoding cupin domain-containing protein, with protein sequence MARKLPSASVKASPAHPALVNRDNAEHYRWGINCDAWYLVNDEQLSVIEEFMPPGAAEIRHHHEKAQQFFYILVGEVLMEVEGQTTLLAAGSGIRVLPGQRHQIRNPSSVPVRFLVVSQPRSHGDRLNE
- a CDS encoding LeuA family protein — its product is MNTPDLIYDWNQNYPPGMKPSGPVLINDETLRDGLQSPSVRDPSIAEKIEILHLMETLGIHSLNLGLPGAGPRAVEAVTAVAREIAAGKMKIRANCAARTHENDIRPIAEIVQKTGLAIEAATFIGSSPIRRFTEGWTDDFLLQTADKAVRYAVSLGLSVMFVTEDTTRCDPETVKKLYATAIQCGARAICICDTAGHATPMGALALVRFVMDEVVKPSGEKIRVDWHGHNDRGLAIANSMAAIIAGANCVHGCAIGLGERVGNTQVDQMLVNLKLMGVAPWGEQDLTKLKQYCQAVSRATGVPIPANYPVVGDDAFRTATGVHASAIVKAYRKGDVLLANSVYSGVPSHMFGLEQIIDVGPMSGKSNVQWWLERHGMPVSDEMVDRIYQRAKQSDHTLSEAEILECVSAAAQKK
- a CDS encoding 2-dehydropantoate 2-reductase, translating into MAQLRHAILGVGGVGGMIGACLARSEAPVTVVVRPESLAQYPEQLHLESPFGNFSVPVARAVEVPSCDVLWIAVKATQLDAALAALKNPQAVTAIVPLLNGIDHLAVLRARYGAGKVIAATIAGEMERVALGRIVHRTPFARLNMSAAGRPLLGPTLDELQKLGFECRFIDDEATLMWGKLVFLAPFALTTTAADKTVGEIFADPEWRALGLACVREASAVAKAEGAKVDAEAVIAAATKMPGTMRSSMQKDVERGNAPELDAIAGPILRGGAQHGIDVSATKKLVAAVERRAATPIS
- a CDS encoding M20/M25/M40 family metallo-hydrolase gives rise to the protein MSPNSPRADMSDLTPSVKQDVQQEVARLAASPEVRSAFNWFRTQEPQLTQWQMEMARIPAPPFGESARAAWLAERFREVGLDDVRIDDVGNVFGTHPGFGRRYVALSAHIDTVFPANTPLNIRQQGSRIYGPGVSDNGAGVAALLGIAALLRNVRVRHSLPFVFIGNVGEEGEGDLRGMRHIFSTPRWKDSIAYSLVLDGAGADTIVAEALGSRRFEVIVRGPGGHSWSDFGAPNPIVILAKAIEMFAATPVPATPKTTFNIGVIRGGTSVNSIPESASMKVDIRSTSMAEMERLEQSMRLALNRSVDDETMGAEMRSSAQKRPSGVSCEVVVIGNRPAGELRAGARILQVVRAVDAQLANAAQVQRASTDANIPLSLGLEAVAIGGGGSGGGAHTLQEWFDSNGRELGLKRILLTMLALAGVGE
- a CDS encoding amidohydrolase, with translation MALLCVVAFRPSAMAQTPAPGAAPDTRPRADIIFTHANVYTGVPADTPFSSILREEAIAVRGDRIQAVGKAIDIEKLKGPQTNVIDLGGHFLMPGLNDAHLHLDDAGMTKLSVDLTGVKSLDELRGKVAKKVEESNAGDWILGSGWDETLWPVKATPTRWDLDEVSGGHPVFLVRIDGHIAVANTRALQLGSITLASRDPQGGRIDRNENGEPTGILRETAQAAVLGVIPKPTHRLRRQALELALADLTEHGVTSAQDYSPNWEDFQIYEELEKEGKLTVRISEWLPFDEPLEELDKKRNSHPQSDLMLHTGMLKGFMDGSLGSHTAAMLEPYSDDPTNSGLPRYEAAKLNEMTKERVLAGFQIGFHAIGDKGVQMGLDAFAEAEKAAHEAHVKAPDGGDDFRLRIEHAQVTTPAQIAQFKTLKVIASMQPSHVLNDMRWAQDRLGPKRAATSYAWLAFLNKNVTLAFGTDYPVEPVTPFRGLYAATTRRSENGKQEYFPEQRITMDQAIAAYTQGSAFAEFEEKEKGKLVPGMLADLVVLDRDPAASSPEKLLGTKVLRTVLGGKTVYEAK